The proteins below are encoded in one region of Sphingobium yanoikuyae:
- a CDS encoding ubiquinol-cytochrome C chaperone family protein, whose amino-acid sequence MSQSRPSFLQRLLGRDDPKAGLMPLYHAVVADGRQPHWYLQGGVPDTLDGRFDMIVAILAQALMRLEALGAAQESVWLTELFVDDMDGQLRQEGIGDVVVGKHIGRMMSALGGRLAAYRAALTGEGDLEDALRRNLYRGDAPSTDALAHVEGALRARWTRLACLTRDALLAGDLG is encoded by the coding sequence ATGTCCCAATCCCGTCCTTCCTTCCTCCAGCGCCTGCTGGGCCGCGATGATCCCAAGGCGGGCCTGATGCCGCTTTATCATGCGGTGGTGGCCGATGGACGGCAGCCGCACTGGTATCTGCAGGGCGGTGTGCCCGATACGCTGGACGGCCGGTTCGACATGATCGTCGCGATATTGGCGCAGGCGCTGATGCGGCTGGAGGCGCTGGGCGCGGCGCAGGAGAGCGTGTGGCTGACCGAGCTGTTCGTCGACGACATGGACGGCCAGCTGCGCCAGGAAGGGATTGGCGATGTCGTCGTGGGCAAGCATATCGGCCGGATGATGAGCGCGCTGGGCGGGCGACTGGCGGCCTATCGTGCGGCCTTGACGGGGGAGGGCGATCTGGAGGATGCGCTGCGCCGAAACCTGTATCGCGGTGACGCCCCGTCGACGGACGCCCTGGCCCATGTCGAGGGCGCGCTGCGCGCGCGCTGGACAAGGCTGGCCTGCCTGACCCGCGACGCCTTGCTGGCTGGAGACCTTGGATGA
- the groL gene encoding chaperonin GroEL (60 kDa chaperone family; promotes refolding of misfolded polypeptides especially under stressful conditions; forms two stacked rings of heptamers to form a barrel-shaped 14mer; ends can be capped by GroES; misfolded proteins enter the barrel where they are refolded when GroES binds), whose protein sequence is MTAKEVKFASDARDRMLRGVDTLANAVKVTLGPKGRNVVIEKSFGAPRITKDGVTVAKEIELADKFENMGAQMLREVANKQNDKAGDGTTTATVLAQAIVREGSKAVAAGMNPMDVKRGIDLAVGAVVKDLENHAKKVGANSEIAQVATISANGDEEVGRILAEAMEKVGNEGVITVEEAKSLETELETVEGMQFDRGYLSPYFITNAEKLKVELDDPYILIHEKKLSNLQALVPLLEKVVQSGRPLLIIAEDVEGEALATLVVNKLRGGLKIAAVKAPGFGDRRKAMLEDIAILTGGSVVSEDLGIKLENITINMLGRAKKVTIDKDNTTIIDGVGQKDDIDGRVAQLRQQIETSTSDYDREKLQERVAKLAGGVAVIRVGGATEVEVKEKKDRVDDALHATRAAVEEGILPGGGIALLRAIKALDGLKAVNDDQQSGIDIIRRALRAPARQIAENSGEDGAYIVGKLLESSDYNWGFNAATAEYQDLVHAGVIDPAKVVRTALQDAASVASLLITTEALVAEVPKEEKAPPMPAMDY, encoded by the coding sequence ATGACTGCCAAGGAAGTGAAGTTTGCGTCGGACGCGCGTGACCGCATGCTGCGGGGTGTGGATACGCTGGCCAACGCCGTGAAAGTGACGCTCGGTCCCAAGGGCCGCAATGTCGTGATCGAGAAGTCGTTCGGAGCGCCCCGCATCACCAAGGACGGCGTCACCGTCGCCAAGGAAATCGAGCTTGCCGACAAGTTCGAGAATATGGGCGCGCAGATGCTGCGCGAGGTCGCCAACAAGCAGAACGACAAGGCGGGCGACGGCACCACCACCGCCACCGTGCTCGCCCAGGCGATCGTGCGCGAGGGCTCGAAGGCTGTCGCCGCCGGCATGAACCCGATGGACGTCAAGCGCGGCATCGATCTCGCGGTGGGCGCGGTCGTCAAAGATCTGGAGAATCACGCCAAGAAGGTCGGCGCCAACAGTGAGATTGCGCAGGTCGCGACAATCTCGGCCAACGGCGACGAGGAAGTTGGTCGCATCCTCGCCGAGGCGATGGAGAAGGTCGGCAATGAGGGCGTGATCACGGTCGAGGAAGCGAAGAGCCTCGAAACAGAACTCGAGACGGTCGAGGGCATGCAGTTCGACCGCGGCTATCTGTCGCCCTACTTCATCACCAATGCCGAGAAGCTCAAGGTCGAGCTCGACGATCCCTACATCCTGATCCACGAGAAGAAGCTCTCTAACCTTCAGGCGCTCGTGCCCCTGCTCGAGAAGGTCGTCCAGTCCGGTCGGCCGCTGCTGATCATCGCCGAGGACGTCGAGGGCGAGGCGCTCGCGACGCTCGTCGTCAACAAGCTGCGCGGCGGCCTCAAGATAGCGGCGGTCAAAGCGCCCGGCTTCGGCGATCGCCGCAAGGCGATGCTCGAGGATATCGCCATCCTGACGGGCGGCAGCGTTGTCTCCGAGGACCTCGGCATCAAGCTTGAGAACATCACGATCAACATGCTGGGCCGCGCCAAGAAGGTGACGATCGACAAGGACAACACGACCATCATCGACGGTGTAGGCCAGAAGGACGATATCGATGGCCGCGTCGCGCAGCTGCGCCAGCAGATCGAGACCTCTACGTCCGACTATGACCGCGAGAAGCTGCAGGAGCGCGTGGCCAAGCTCGCCGGCGGTGTCGCGGTGATCCGCGTCGGCGGCGCCACCGAGGTCGAGGTCAAGGAGAAGAAGGACCGTGTCGACGACGCGCTCCATGCGACGCGGGCCGCGGTCGAAGAAGGCATCCTGCCGGGCGGCGGCATCGCGCTGCTCCGTGCGATCAAGGCGCTCGATGGTCTGAAGGCCGTCAATGACGACCAACAGTCCGGCATCGACATCATCCGCCGGGCGCTGCGTGCACCGGCGCGGCAGATCGCCGAGAATTCCGGCGAGGACGGCGCCTATATCGTCGGCAAGCTGCTCGAGAGTTCCGACTATAACTGGGGCTTCAATGCGGCCACCGCTGAGTATCAGGATCTCGTCCACGCAGGCGTGATCGATCCGGCCAAGGTCGTTCGCACCGCCCTTCAGGACGCAGCATCCGTTGCATCGCTCCTCATTACTACCGAGGCGCTAGTCGCCGAGGTGCCGAAGGAGGAGAAGGCCCCGCCGATGCCGGCGATGGACTATTGA
- a CDS encoding outer membrane protein assembly factor BamE: MRKFSRQSRRGRFLLALGLGAIVISASGCTRIRTHQGYQVDKLLVDSVQPGIDNRASVEGTLGRPSFVAQFGEQDWYYVSRDMRSLAFSNPKPVSQTVLHVRFDPAGNVVAVDRMGLEQVAHISPMGDKTPTLGRHRSLFDEIFGNIGAVGAMGAGSAGGAGPGGGPNGS, encoded by the coding sequence ATGCGCAAGTTTAGCCGCCAGTCCCGCCGCGGGCGTTTCCTGCTGGCTCTGGGCCTCGGCGCGATCGTGATCAGCGCATCGGGCTGTACCCGCATCCGCACGCATCAGGGCTATCAGGTCGACAAGCTGCTGGTGGACTCCGTCCAGCCCGGCATCGACAACCGTGCCTCGGTCGAAGGCACGCTGGGCCGTCCCAGCTTCGTCGCCCAGTTCGGCGAACAGGACTGGTATTATGTGTCGCGCGACATGCGCTCGCTTGCCTTCTCCAACCCCAAGCCGGTGTCGCAGACCGTCCTGCATGTCCGGTTCGATCCGGCCGGTAACGTGGTCGCGGTTGATCGCATGGGCCTGGAGCAGGTCGCGCACATTTCACCCATGGGTGACAAGACCCCGACGCTGGGTCGCCATCGCAGCCTGTTCGACGAGATTTTCGGCAATATCGGTGCCGTGGGTGCCATGGGTGCCGGCTCGGCCGGTGGCGCCGGTCCGGGCGGCGGCCCGAACGGCAGCTGA
- the groES gene encoding co-chaperone GroES → MHFRPLHDRVVVRRIEAEEKTSGGIIIPDTAKEKPQEGEVVAVGAGARDDSGQLVELSVKAGDRILFGKWSGTEVKIDGEDLLIMKESDILGVIDNGVPLKQAA, encoded by the coding sequence ATGCATTTCCGCCCCTTGCACGACCGTGTGGTCGTCCGTCGCATCGAAGCCGAGGAGAAGACCTCGGGCGGCATAATCATCCCTGACACCGCCAAGGAAAAGCCGCAGGAAGGCGAAGTCGTCGCCGTCGGAGCCGGCGCCCGCGACGACAGCGGCCAGTTGGTCGAGTTGTCCGTCAAGGCCGGCGACCGCATCCTGTTCGGCAAATGGTCGGGCACCGAGGTCAAGATCGACGGCGAGGATCTCCTCATTATGAAGGAGAGCGACATCCTTGGCGTGATCGATAACGGCGTGCCTCTCAAGCAGGCGGCCTGA
- the dinB gene encoding DNA polymerase IV, which produces MDAPPPALRKIIHIDMDAFYASVEQRDDPSLRGKAIAVGGGGPRGVVATCSYEARKFGVRSAMPGARARRLCPDLLFVKPRFEVYRSVSAQIRAIFARFTDMIQPLSLDEAYLDVTQNKPGIASATQVAREIRRLIQEETGLTASAGVSYNKLIAKLASDQNKPDGLCVVRPAEGADFMARMPVRRIHGIGPVTAERMHKLGIETGADLRDRDLPFLQTHFGSSALFYYRAARGEDDRPVHERQERKSVSVEDTFFEDLVAEDALLREIERIAESLWARIEKAQAYGRTVVLKVKFADFRIITRSRSFAAPVRSVEQLVDAGCTLLKAQLPLRMGARLLGLGIHNLEGEGEAGESGDAGAQLSLL; this is translated from the coding sequence ATGGACGCCCCGCCGCCCGCGCTGCGCAAGATCATCCATATCGACATGGACGCCTTTTATGCGTCGGTCGAACAGCGCGACGATCCCAGCCTGCGCGGCAAGGCAATTGCCGTCGGTGGTGGCGGTCCGCGCGGCGTGGTCGCCACCTGCAGCTATGAAGCGCGAAAATTCGGCGTGCGATCGGCGATGCCGGGTGCAAGAGCGCGGCGGCTATGCCCAGACCTGCTGTTCGTGAAACCGCGCTTCGAGGTCTATCGCAGCGTATCTGCCCAGATCCGCGCGATCTTTGCGCGCTTCACCGACATGATCCAGCCGCTCTCGCTCGACGAGGCCTATCTGGACGTGACGCAGAACAAGCCGGGGATCGCATCGGCGACGCAGGTGGCGCGGGAAATCCGGCGACTGATCCAGGAAGAAACGGGCCTCACCGCATCGGCGGGCGTGTCCTACAACAAGCTGATCGCCAAGCTGGCGTCGGACCAGAACAAGCCCGACGGGCTGTGCGTGGTGCGGCCGGCGGAAGGCGCCGACTTCATGGCGCGCATGCCGGTGCGGCGGATTCACGGTATCGGCCCGGTCACCGCCGAACGGATGCACAAGCTGGGGATCGAGACCGGCGCCGACCTGCGCGATCGCGACCTGCCCTTCCTCCAGACCCATTTCGGCAGCAGCGCGCTCTTTTATTATCGCGCCGCGCGGGGTGAGGACGATCGGCCAGTGCATGAACGGCAGGAGCGCAAGTCGGTCAGCGTCGAGGACACCTTCTTCGAGGATCTTGTCGCCGAGGACGCCTTGCTGCGCGAGATCGAGCGGATAGCGGAAAGCCTGTGGGCCCGGATCGAGAAGGCGCAGGCCTATGGCCGGACCGTGGTGCTGAAGGTGAAGTTCGCCGATTTCCGCATCATCACCCGGTCGCGCAGCTTTGCCGCGCCGGTTCGATCGGTCGAACAATTGGTGGACGCTGGCTGTACGCTGCTGAAGGCGCAATTGCCGCTGCGCATGGGGGCCCGGCTGCTGGGCCTGGGCATCCATAATCTGGAAGGCGAGGGAGAAGCGGGGGAGAGCGGCGACGCGGGCGCCCAGCTCTCCCTGCTATGA
- a CDS encoding YceD family protein, with amino-acid sequence MSDMIEFSRPVRADQLGKLGDSLVTISADEGERAALMRRFALLALDRLEADYRLSAEGSTILARGRVRAALAQPCVATGLPVPETIDTDFLLRFVPESGDLPEGEELELDAEDCDTIGYDGNVIDMGEAVAETVALAMEPYPRAPEADSYLREAGVLTEDQASPFAALLAMAKDEKGKKKG; translated from the coding sequence ATGAGCGACATGATCGAATTTTCGCGCCCGGTGCGCGCCGACCAGCTGGGCAAGCTGGGTGACAGCCTGGTGACCATCAGCGCCGATGAGGGCGAGCGCGCCGCGCTGATGCGCCGTTTTGCGCTGTTGGCGCTCGACCGGCTGGAGGCGGATTATCGGCTGAGCGCGGAGGGCAGCACGATCCTGGCGCGCGGTCGGGTCCGCGCCGCCCTGGCCCAGCCCTGCGTCGCCACCGGCCTGCCGGTGCCCGAGACGATCGACACCGATTTCCTGCTGCGCTTCGTGCCCGAGAGCGGCGACCTGCCCGAGGGCGAGGAGTTGGAGCTGGACGCAGAGGATTGCGACACGATCGGCTATGACGGCAATGTCATCGACATGGGCGAAGCGGTGGCCGAGACGGTCGCGCTGGCGATGGAACCCTATCCGCGCGCGCCGGAGGCCGACAGCTATCTGCGCGAGGCCGGGGTGCTGACCGAGGATCAGGCCAGCCCCTTTGCCGCGCTGCTGGCCATGGCCAAGGATGAAAAGGGCAAGAAGAAGGGCTGA